Below is a genomic region from Acidobacteriota bacterium.
CGGCGGAGGGTTCTGGGACGCGCTCGAGCGCTTCCTGCTCCGGGAGCGGGCGGCGGGACGGCGCGACCTCGAGGAGATCTGGTCGCAGCCGCTCGAGCAGCGGATCGAAAACGGCGACGCGATCGCCGCCGAGGGGGTGGACCGCTGGGATCCGGAGTCGGGACGGCTCGTCCTGCGGGCCGACGCGCGCGGATCCCGCTTCCGCGCCGGCGACGCGCTGAGAATCGGTGACGGGGCCGACCCGGCGCGGGAGCCGGAGGTCACGCTGGCGGACGAGGGGCCGGACGGAACGCTCGAGTTCGAGCCCGGCTACGGCGTCCCCCCGCAAGAGATCGCCGACGCGATCGAACGCTCCGGCGGCCGCCCGGTCCTCGACCGCGGCGAGATCGATCTCACCCCCCAGCTCCTCGAGGCGCTCCGTCGCGTGCGGAGCGGCGCCGGCGAGCGCGCGCGGGCGGTGCGGGATCTCGTGCGGCTCCGGTGGGAGCCGGCGGTCGACGACCGCGAGCGCGAGGAGGCCGAGCGCTCGGCGGACCGCCTCGAGGCCGGTGGCGTGCATCTCGAGAGCGCCCAGCGCGAGGCCTTCGTGCGCGCCTGGTCGGCGCGACCCGTCCAGCTCGTTCAGGGGCCTCCGGGCACCGGCAAGACCTGGCTCGCCGCTCACCTGCTCGCCGCGCTGGCCTGGCGCGGCGAGGCGCTGCTCGTGACGGCGCAGACGCACCGCGCCGTGGACAACGTCCTGCACGCGCTCGCCGCCGTGGCGCGCCGCACCGGCCATCCCCTGCCCCTCGTCCGCGTCGCGCCGCGCCGCGCGGCCGAGCCGCGCCTGCGCCGGGAGGGGATCCGGGTGGTGCGCGGCGCGGCGCAGGTCTCGCGGCCCCGCCGCGGCGGCCTGATCGTCGGCGCCACCCTGTTCGGCGCGCGGCGCTTCGAGTCGCCGGGACCGTTCGACCGGGTGCTGTTCGACGAGGCGGCCCAGATCACCCTGCCCCACGCCCTGTGCGCGCTGCTGGCCGCGCCGCGGTGGATCCTCGCCGGGGACGACCGGCAGCTCGGTCCGGTCATCGTCGGCGACCACCCCGACCCGACCGTCACGCGATCCGTCTTCGAGCACCTCCGCGACCGGGCCGAGCCGGTGCTGCTCGACCGGACCCACCGGATGAACGACGCGGTGTGCGCGTTCCCCTCCCGCGCCTTCTACGGCGGGCGCCTCCGGCCCACCGAACGGGCGGCGGCGCGGCGCCTGCGCCTGGCGAGCGATCCCGGGCCGCTGGCGCCGGTGCTCGATCCGGAGCGCGGCGCGGTGCTGGTGCGGCTCGCGCACGAGGGCCACCGGACGCGCTGCCCGGCGGAGGCCGATCTCGCCGCGGCGATCGCGGCGGAGCTGCTCGGGCCGCAGCGGCTGCCGGCCGGCTCCCTCGCGCTCGTCTCCCCCTTCCGCGCCCAGAACCGCGAGATCGCGTCCCGGCTGCGCGCGCGCCTGCCGGCGGGCGCTGCGCTACCGGTGATCGACACGGTCGAGCGGATCCAGGGGCAGGAGCGGGAGGCGGTGGTCGTCTCCCTCGCCTGCTCCGACCCGGACGCGCTGCGGCGCGACACCGAGTTCTTCTTCTCGGAGAACCGGTTGTGCGTGACGCTCACCCGCGCCCGCACCAAGCTCGTCGTCCTGGCGAGCCGGGCCGTGCTCGACACCTATCCGCGCACCTACGAGGGGCTGCTGCGGCTCGACCTGTTCCACCGGATGTTTCGCGAGCTGCCTCAGGTGGACGGCTCCGCCCTCGCCGCCCGCCTCGGGCCCTGATCGCGGTACGGCCCTCAGAGCGGCGGGTGGCGCGGCACGGTGCGCGTCCGGGCCCGGAGCGCCGCCAGCAGGCGCCGGACCATCGCCGCCTCTTCCTCCGTCTCCGCTTCGTCGAGCGCCTCGAGCAGGTGCTGGTAGGCCGCCGTCGGCTGGTGCAGCTCCTCGAGCTGCACGCGCGCCGCCCCCGCGTGCGCCAGGGCGCGCCCGGGGCCGTGCGGGTGATCGGCGAGCATCCGCTGGAACACCGCGAGGGCGGCGTGATGGCGGCCCGCCCGGTCCAGCTCCTGTCCGAGGCGCAGCGCCAGGCCCGGGCCGAGCGCCCGACGGATCGGCGCGGGCAGGGCGAAGAAGAGCTGGGCCGCGCGATCGACATCGCCCTCGAGCAGGGCCTGCCGCAGCAACCGCTCGGGAGGCACGTCGGCCACCGGCGCCGGCCGCGCCCGCCTGGCGCCGTGCCGCAGCAGCACCCACCGGTCGATCGCCAGCGCCGCCGCGCAGCCGGCCGCGAACCCGCCCACGTGAGCGCCGTACGACACCGAGCCCGCTCCCCCCGTCAGCAACAGCGGGAGCAGGTTGTCGGCCACGATGTAGATCCCGAGCACCACCCGGGCCGGCAGCTCGATCACCCGCGCCAGGAACGGGAAGAGGAACACCCAGACGCGCACCCGGTTGTACGGGAACCAGATGAAGTAGAAGCCGAGCACGCCGGAGATCGCGCCCGAGGCTCCGATCGACGGCACGCCCGAGCCGAACCGCAGCAGGCCGTCACCGAGCGCGGCGGCCAACCCCGTGCCGAGGTAGGCGAGCAGATAGCCGGCCCTCCCGAGCCGGTGCTCGACGTTGTCGCCGTAGATCCACAGGAAGAGCATGTTGCCCAGCAGGTGCATCCAGCCGCCGTGGAGGAACATCCCGGTGAGCGCGTCGATCAGCGACGGGGCGGCCGGCCGGAAGCCGTGCCGGAAGCAGAACAGGTCGTAAGCGGAGAGCTGCAGCCGCACCGGCGGGTAGCCGCGCTCCGCCGCCAGCGCGCGCACGTAGGCCGCGTAGGCCGG
It encodes:
- a CDS encoding rhomboid family intramembrane serine protease, whose product is MPSRALALRGPGRRDPLRSVAFRAGRPERKRRARDGYDRPREAHALFLPIGDSPNVPKAAWVTWGLIAVNVAVFLALLPLSGIPADPADPAYAAYVRALAAERGYPPVRLQLSAYDLFCFRHGFRPAAPSLIDALTGMFLHGGWMHLLGNMLFLWIYGDNVEHRLGRAGYLLAYLGTGLAAALGDGLLRFGSGVPSIGASGAISGVLGFYFIWFPYNRVRVWVFLFPFLARVIELPARVVLGIYIVADNLLPLLLTGGAGSVSYGAHVGGFAAGCAAALAIDRWVLLRHGARRARPAPVADVPPERLLRQALLEGDVDRAAQLFFALPAPIRRALGPGLALRLGQELDRAGRHHAALAVFQRMLADHPHGPGRALAHAGAARVQLEELHQPTAAYQHLLEALDEAETEEEAAMVRRLLAALRARTRTVPRHPPL